The window TAACattgtgtgtacgtgtgtgtgtatgtattggcTGTAGGCACCAGAGGCGCCAatataatgtaacatacataGGACTTGTATCTGTTGAGTTATGATTTGAATTCAAAAATCAAAGGCAAATGTCAGATATAAACTGAGTTCAAAATTCCTTTGTTTATcagtttttcctttgttattttaaagtttaaacacGCGCTTAATGAGAGCTACTATCTTATAAgagagtaaatcaaaaagtaaagtcaATTTGACAATTATGTAGCAACCACAACGGATAAGAAGCTGACACAGTACAGCATGTTCGCAAAATCTTATGGGTAGGTTGAATACACATAGTGcagtgctctgccattagtctactTGAattcaaggtcaaatgaacatggatgctccattgtgggattgcaccattgtgaATGCATATTTGTTTCCGCAGttagagtgaaacctgctgaaattcaggATGTAACAAGATTGAATGCCATTGATAttgtgccaccatcttttataggatTTGTGTGATATTAAACTTTGCAGCATTTGCAATGCATGGGTGAGCAGCAATCATCATTGTGTACATCGAGAGCAGGTACCCAAGACAGGTTTTCTGGACTACACCCCATTCAAGGAACAAAAAGGACCAAAACCAAAGATCATGACaatcatatttttataatgcCAGACCAAAGTGTTAGTGGTTGAGTTGGACCACAGCATAGGCAATGCCCACCTTTGTTTTTCAGCACACACTTCCTTGCTACAATAATTCCTGTAAAAAATGATTATGGGATGGAGtataatcaaaaaatgcaaagtaaagTCTTTTACTGGGAATTCAAAATAACCTAATGCCAAAACCAGAATGCTAACCAGAGTTGTAATCAGAAACACACTAAATAACTCATCAACACTCTTTGAAGTATTTACAAACTAGGTTGCAAGTATGAACATGCTGCTGGCTTATAAACTTCTGATGTCACAAAGTGCAAGTTCCTGGTCTCCATCCCCAGAACATGGCAACCACACAATGCATCATGGCAATGATAACATAACACAGCAGTGCCCACAGCAAAAGTAAAATAGCTTACTGATGGGTAAAGTTTTACAAGTCCTTCAGCCCAATTGGTGGAAGCAGGGAGACCTCCTGCTGCTGTATGAGTTATAGTGGAGGAGCTGAAGTGAGTATTGTGTAGCATTTCAAAGGTGGACAAGTGATGTACGTACCTGGCTGGACAGTCAGGGTGCAAAGCTCATGTTTAGTTAGACCCAGAGGGGTACATAGTTTTGTGTTTGGCTCAGTGATTGAAGTGGAACAGAATAACTGGCAGTACTCGGTTTAGTCAGTGTCTGCTCCTCCTCagcttttattattacttttacagGAAATATTAATCAAGTGGAGGAGGTCATGTACTGTACTGGCACCAGTACACTAAGAGCCATTGCCAGTACTCTAAGGAGAAATTGAAGAAGATGCTGGTGCTGTGTACAGGTGAATACTGACCGACTTCAAGCACTGGTTTGGCtgatttgtttgtttcatttgtcCTCTCCagtcttgttttttctttaataaaatacacattttgcaGTAATTTGGTCTCCTTTAATTATGTGAAAAGAAGAAGATCATGGTATTTAAatacattcttatttattatgtctCTAGAGAggggtgacatgttgcatgttgtttggacatgactgtactctgtatatgtgaccaAACCTTTGCTAGTACTCTTACTACTACTGTTACTGATCTTCGTATTGCCTGACATTTCTACCCATAAAATCATGCATTGTATTCTTGACATATAATCACATATTAAGTTAATCTTTCTTGTACAAAAAACTGACAGACAACAGTGTCTAAATGTATAAAGATAGAAACTGTACTTATAATACAAAATACACATATATCAAAAGCTAAAAAGAAAACCTTAACCTGGAAACAAAGTTTTTAATACCTTTGAATCACTAGTGGAGAATTCTTCCCTTCTTTGTCCACAGTTTCCAGCCATCTCTGAATGAAGGAAGTTGGACTAAGTTACTCCTTTACAATagaatatataattatacatttttacagaatATCATTTTTAGTACCTCTGCAATCTGTCAGTATGAAACTTGCAAACCAGACGAGTAACAAAATTCCGAGTGCTACTGCGGCAAAAACAGCAAACTTTCCAAAGCAAGATCCTAGAATGAAAGAATAACCCAATTAACACACATCACTAAATTTGGCACACACTGCAAAAACATCATTTCTGATTAATGAACCTCCTTGGACACATAACATCATGGTGGACCATGCCGAAAGTATAAGACACCCATAAGACACCCATTGGATGTAGGATGCAAAAAGGATGTGATTTGAcatggaaaatataaaaacacgATTCGAGAGGAAGAAAACCTcaaaacacaccagggccaaacTTTTTAAACTTGACAAAGCCTTCtctatatttgcatattttgtgaCTGTCCATCCAGCCTCATCCCTGCCAGTACTGGAGCGTAGTgggcttttttttacatttagttttccATCTGAACAGCTTTAATTAATTTTCTGGGATATCTTGAGTGTGTTTCTTTCCCAAAACTGAATCTTGTAAATCAGAAGCAAATATGGCACAACCCACCTACTACATATCGCTTTGTGTCTTCAAGGGATGTTTACAATGCTTCCTTGTTGTTCTGAAAATCACaaccttaattttttatttctttaccaaaggtgttattttttttctttaacaattaaAATATCTTTTGCATTTAATACAACTTATTATGAAATTTTTAACAGTACAATCAATAAAAATTAGGTAACACATttcaattgtattatttttaaatagtaatTTTTCATTGTTAATAGCATCAtcaataaaatgtgtatatactgttaataaatgatttttaatggATAACTAAACTAAAGTGTAACCCTTATTTGTATTTTCATGTTTTCTAAAGTAATTGAATTAACCTAGAAGACTACAATTCTACAAGACTAATTACACTAtgtgaatttataaaaaaaaaagcatgcttcatcattttgaaaaacaaaaatattgttttgcatATGTGGTTTAATTGTCCAAGGAATAAGATGTCATCTTTATacataatatgctactgtggctgtttgtttgtctgtccaggattttaaatcacctgtagtgtactgtttgacctattgacctgaaatttggtacacatatactacgtgacttctactatccactttcagggtgatgattgacctccaaggtttttcctcttttaatttttattttattgtagaatcagctctcggcagcagccagcagggcggccgtgcagcacatgcgtTTGGGTCCCATTCTCATCGCTACCAccatcgccgtcacttcccctacctcttcatatcttaaatcattcttaaggcagattgaagacagcttaagtgaaaaattaaagaaaatgtgctaagtaattgcaacacaaacactgacttaatcagttttaacatgaaaagatgacgatgaaagaagagaagaagcgggctgctggggtggagaaaaaaagtgctgctcaggaagcagcaagcgcatcaacctctgaacaaatgaatgctaaacgtacagagaaagaggatgaaaactaggaatgctcaagtcaagtgtattcgtgcagtgcactgttactggtatcaCATAATTGTTTAGGTTATGTTTTTCTCAGTCAAATAAAGTTATACAGTAAGAAacattccatttattttaaagtgtagAACTGTGTGTCTTTTAAAAatgtcctttttattttaatttatggatGTGTTTACTCATTGTCACATTCAGTTCATTCCATGACTTTTCCAACATCAGTATTATACCCACCTTTTCTGTTGATGCTGCTATGCCTCGATGTGTTTAAAGCGAGCTGCACTTGACACGCACACATGGTGCCAGTGTGCCACACCTCAGTAGACACAGCCAAGCTGCTCATCACCTTCAGCTTACTTGCATTTTCACTCTGCACTTCTAGCCCAGAGCCGGGTGTGTGCACACTTTGTAAATTGCCATTAATAAACCACCTCAAGGACATGTAGGGTGTGGAGATCTCCGTCACCAGACAAATGAGAGTCACGTGGTCACTTGACCCGTACTGTGAGACAAATAGAGACACTTTGCCTTTCATCTTAGGATCATCTATGAAAAGAAAgccagaaacatgaaatgatggCAACATGATGTAAAATCGTATAGATGGAATCTAAAcactgagtgatttttttttatataaaatagttCTATATGGCACAATTATTATATGTtggattacaaaataaagaagcaaaCTGTTAGTGCTGAAGTTATacagcatttccaaaacaaatgGAAAGGAAAGGCAGAGTATTTTGGGATTTAGCTCAATTATTCAAATTCCTGGTGGCAGTTACCATTCATTTATATGTTCATTTGTGTTTCAGGTCTGATTATTTCAACACAGAGTCATTGGAGGCCACAGTCCTTTCTCACAGCATTAGGATCAGGGCAGAACCAGTCCCAGACAGGGTCTGTTTATTACTGGCTATACTGCCACAGTGACAATTCAGCTTCTCCAAAGAAATTAAGTGAGACATTTTTGGAAACTGGGAAGAACCAAAAAACTTTACCAAGACAGCACCTGTCTTGAGATTTGAACTCAAGAATTTGATCTCAGTGATAAATGACACGTCTGGGTATATAATCAGCTCTCATTGTCTAATTATTCCAGATCTCTCTAAATGATTTTCATTACTATATTCACCTCTGTAATTTTTTGAAACACAACTGAAATTTCTATGCACTGTGAGCCATTCAACAAGTTTATAAAAGGAGATTCTGTTACCAGAGCTACATATCAACAAGTTAGTTTAACTTTAATCTCTTGAAATAATGGGAattactagaaaaaaaaaccagaaaggtTAAGGGTACGGTTACCCTATAAAGATAACTCTATGAAGATATCTGAACATTTTCACAAATCCTCTTCACAAATCCTCTTCATTTCAAGTTTCAGGCTCAGTGCAAGACTAACCATTAATCTACAAGAAGCACTGAGAGAGGGTCCCATGGATGGATGGGCTCAGTATTGGCCTGAACCAGTGTTTAAAGTGGAAAAAAgcctgaattagtgtaagccatcataattcagggtgttcataagaaatgtaatgatttacttcatgagatagAAGTACATAATAGACATGAATAGTTgagttaaatatttgaaatattaaaatctgtgcttcaatataaatgtttaaagtctaaatattcttgaatgTAATACaaacttgtcatttttcacaGTCCATAGAGGACTAGATCCCTAATAAAGaaccaaaaattaaaactaatatcaaattcgtaatcactgaccttcAAATGGTCTAAAACAATATCTCACtttcttatgtttgaaatttgacaTCTTTAACCTTCTGAGATTTACTCTTAGAGGAGCTGGGACCacgaataaaaataaaatatcagaatTATATTCATTACCAGTTAACATAAAATGACACTGTATGCCTATAATACTAATCCTCagtttttcaaagttttttgaaAAAGAGTAACTTTGACTTCTCATAACCCATTAGGGAGTACACCCCTGAGGTCTGTTGATGCAGCATGCACAATTTCaacttcttgttatttttggggCAGATACCTATtggttttattctttatcataaggTTATAATTTCCTGTACAAAATGTGGACCAAAAATGACTTAAAAATCCAAAAAGGAGTGTTGGtcaaaaagcttgatgtcttgcataacaATCAAGACAAGCAGAATGGTGTATCATATTTGAGGCTTTTCTTGTACCAGTGAGATAAGAGGGgcaggacaaaaataaataaagaaatatcaaagcattcataagtaattattacaaaaaataagtcATGAGATGGTACCATTTATGTGCACAACTCCAGCCTTTGCATTTATTACAAAGGTACTCCAAAAACATACAGAACCTATAATTATGTTCTAGAAGGATTTCCCTCATAATGTCTTTCATGGAAATTTTTTATGGCTCTTTGTGTGCCggcattttttataatttttatatttatctccTTTCTTGGTGATTGCTGACTGGTTCTCTCTGCACTGCTACAGACTGCTACACTCATTCATTTGGCATGTAGCTAGACCAATGGAACTCCATTTCTATCAaagaaaatataacagaaaagaacagaaattGAAATCTATTACGTTATACGTAA of the Erpetoichthys calabaricus chromosome 2, fErpCal1.3, whole genome shotgun sequence genome contains:
- the LOC127526716 gene encoding M1-specific T cell receptor beta chain-like, which codes for MVSFIVFSLFSTVCAIGHRSVFFSKEGDTVIMSCTFPNIIEGDINYKIHWLKRSQNDRTELLDAKKECTAPHCKYKINTVNETTVNLVIYNAQRNDSGEYYCSENMGSYLKFPDKGVVLVVGDDPKMKGKVSLFVSQYGSSDHVTLICLVTEISTPYMSLRWFINGNLQSVHTPGSGLEVQSENASKLKVMSSLAVSTEVWHTGTMCACQVQLALNTSRHSSINRKGSCFGKFAVFAAVALGILLLVWFASFILTDCREMAGNCGQRREEFSTSDSKENHDTVTYAEVDFGPHRKNDKKVNKQE